In the Blattabacterium sp. (Blattella germanica) str. Bge genome, ACAGCGATTGGATCAATTCCAGAAAAAGGCTCATCTAAAAGAATAAATTTAGGATTTATAGCCAGAGATCTGGCTATTTCGGTGCGTCTTCTTTCACCTCCAGAAAGAAGATCCCCACGATGAGATCGTATATGTTGTAATCCTAGTTCTTCAATCAGTTTTTCTGTTTTATTTTTTTTCTTTTTTTTATAAAATTTTCTTTGCATTTCCAATATGCATAGAATATTATCTTCTACAGATAACTTTCTAAATATAGATGGTTCTTGCGATAAATATCCGATTCCTTTTTTAGAACGTTGATACATTGGTTTTTCTGTAATATTTTCTTCATGAAGAAAAATTTTTCCTTGATCCGGTTTAAGAAGTCCTACCATCATATGAAAAGAAGTTGTTTTTCCTGCTCCATTAGGTCCAATTAATCCTACTATTTCTCCTTTATTTAACTGAAAAGAAACATTTTTAACCACATATTTATTTTTAAATTTCTTGCATAATTTTTTAGCTATTAAAGTCATAATATTATAATTTTTTTGTATTATTAATGGAATAAAAATTGTATATCCATAATCATGATAAAAAACAGTCTTAAAAAGTTTTCTCTTTTTTTATTATTTTTTTTGATATATAGTCATTTTTCTTATTCTTTTGAAAAATTAGAAGGAATTTATGCTATAGTAGGAAATGAAATTATCTTAGATTCAGAAATAAAAACTAAGAACTCAAAAAATTGTTTAGATGATCTGGACGACCTTTTGATTGAAAAATTAATGCTTTATCATGCAAAAAAAGATGTTAGTATACAAATAAGTAATCAAGAATTAGAATTGAAAACTCAAGCATTTTTATCAGAAATGAGTAAAAAATATGCAAATCAAGAAGAATTTTTGATACAACAGTTTAAAAAAAAAGAATGGATCCCAAAATTAACCGAAACAATTAAAAATCATCTATACATAGAAAAATTCTATCAAAAAATAACAGACAATGTGGAAATTTCTCCTAAAGAAGTAAAATATTTTTTTACTAAAAACAAGAGTAAAATTCCTTTTTTACCCAAAAAAATGTGCATTTCTTATCTAGTTTGTATTCCAAAATTAAGTCAAATGAACAGAATGAAAATTATAGACTTTTTAAAAAAAATAAAAAAAGAAATACATTCTGACATTGATTTTTCTATTCAAGCTATTTTATTCTCTGAAGATAATTATTCAGCATCGAATGGTGGATTAATTCAAGGAATTAAAATAAATCGTCTTTCAAAAGAATTTAAACATGTAGTTCTATCTCTATCAGAAAAGGAAATATCTGAACCTTTCGAAACAGATTCAGGATTCCATATCATAAAATTAGAAAAAAATAAAGATGAAGTCGATCTCAGACATATTTTAATTAAACCAAAATATACAAAACATGAATTAAGAAAAACAAAATCATTTGTAGATTCTATTCAAAAACGAATTTTCAATCGAAATCTCGAAAATTTGATAGACAAAAACAATCAAATTGTAAATTACTCAATATGGAATAAAATTTGGGTTGAAGAAAATCAATTGTCACAAAATATGAAAAAAGCATTAAATTCTTTAGAAAAAGGAGGTATTTCTAATCCTTATAAAGAAATTGTTAATGAAAAGGAAGCTTTTTTCATTGTCCAATTATTAGATAGCATTCCTTCTCGTCCTATTTCTTTTGAAACAGATTACACAATATTAAAAAATCTTGTAAAAGACATTAAAAAAAAAGATGCAATAAAAAATTGGGCAAAAAAAACATTAAAAAAAACTTACATAAATTGTTCTTAATTTTTTTTAAAAGATTCTTTATACAATCCAGCATAATATCCATTAAGCTGAATCAGTTCTTGATGAGTTCCTTTTTCTATAATACTTCCCTTATTGATCGCTAATATTTTATCAGCATTTTCTAATGTAGAAAGACGATGAGTGATAATAATAGAGGTTTTTTGTTTAGTTAGAAAATCTGTAGCATTATAAATCATTTTTTCTAACTCTTTATTTAAAGAAGCAGTCGCCTCATCTAATATAAGTATAGAATAAGGATGCATTTGAACTCTTAAAAAAGAAATTAACTGTTTTTCTCCAAGTGAAAGCAATCCTCCTCTTTCTTTTACAATATATTGATAACCATTAGGCAATGATGTAATAAAACTATGAATTCCTATCTTTTTTGCCATATTTTCTATTTGATCAATACTAATTGAAGGATCTCCTAATGTAATATTATTTATAATCGAATCATTAAATAAAAATGTATCTTGTGTGACGACTCTAATATGAGATCTTAAATTTTTAAGTTCAATATCTTGAATGGAATGTCCATCTATCCAAATGTTTCCTTTATTGATTTCATATAATCTGGATATCAAATGAGTAATAGTAGATTTTCCGGATCCTGTAGATCCTACTATGGCCACCTTTTCTCCAGGTTGAATTTCAAAAGAAATTCCATTCAAAACCATCTCATTTTCAATATAAGAAAAATGAACATTATTAAATACAATATGTCCTTTAAATTTATTTAAACGTAAGTTTCCCTGATTAATAATGATATCATCAGAATTTAATATAGAAAATATTCTTTCTATTCCAGCTATTCCTCTTTGTATGATATTAAATCGATCTGCTATTTGTCGCATGGGACGAAAAAGAAGATAAATAAAAAAAATGAAAGCAATAATTTGTCCAGGTTTTACATTTCCTTTTTCAATTGCATGAAATCCTCCATAAAATATAACAATACTTATTGTTACTGCAGATACAAGTTCTACTATAGGAAAGAAAATGGAAAAATAAAAAATAGTTTTAAAATGAGCATTCATCAATCTACGATTAATAGATTGAAATTTCAAGAATTCTTCTTTTTCTTTATGAAAAAGTTGAATAACAGACATTCCTATAATATTCTCTTGCAGAAAACTGTTCAAACGTGAAGTTTGTACTCGTTCTTCATGAAAGGTTTTTTTGAGTGTTTTTTGAAAAAATCGAGTAATGATATACATGAAAGGAATAGTAAAAAAAACAATAAAAGATAATTTTTTATGTACTGTAAACATCATTATTATAATCATAATAATTCTTAACACATCTCCAGAAACAAGTAATATTCCATCATTAAATATTACAGTAATAGTCTCTATATCTGATACGGCATAAGAGACCAATTTTCCTATTGGAGTTTTATTAAAAAAAGAATTTCTAAAATGCAATAACTTTTCAAATAAAAGAATTCTAATTCTTTCAATGACATTTTGAGCTAAAACATTAGAGAGATATAATAAAATAAAATGAAATATGCTTTCTAAGAAAAGAAGCACAATAATCAACATCAATATGTTTTTTAGTCCCAAAAAATCCTTATAAAGGATATGAATGTCTATAGCTTTTTGTATTAACTTCGGACGATAAGCGGAAATAAAAGATATTAATACGGAAGTAGTGACTGTTGCTATCAGTATTAATTTGTAATCTAAACTAATTTTAATAAGCTGTTTTAAGGAAGATCTTTTCCTTTTCAAATTTTCTTTCATAAAAAAATATCTTCTGGATAAAGAATTCTGGTAAGAAACAGACCGCATGCAGGAACTATTGATTTACAAAAATTAGAATTTTTAGATTCTATAATTTCTGAAAATTCATTGACGCTTATTTTGTTTCTTCCAACATCAATCAGAGTTCCAATAATAGATCTAACCATAGATCTGAGAAATCTATTAGCTTCAATAGTAAAACAGAAAACATTATTATTCACGGACCAACAAACATGATTCACTTTACATATATTGTTTCTTGTTTCAAAAGTTTTTTTTTTGCAAAAAGAACTAAAATCTTTATGTCCCATTAGCTTTTTTGAAGCTATATTCATTCGTTGAATATTTAATGGGTAGAAACAATGCCAAGAAAAATCTTGATAAAATGGATTTTTATCACGTACTAAATAATATTTATATATTCGTTTTATAGCATTAAATCTTGCATGAATATTCTCTTTTACGGGAAAAATATTTAATACTTTAATGGATTTAGGGAGAAAAACATTTAATTTTTTTATCAAATTATTACTGATTTTACCTTTGTAATCAAAATGCGCAAACATTTGTTTAGCATGTACTCCTTTATCCGTTCTTCCAGCACCTATTACATTGATAGATTCTTTTAACAATTTAGATAAACAATATTCTAAATTTCCCTCTACAGTGCTTACTTTTTTTTGGACTTGCCATCCATAAAAATATTTACCATTATAAGCCAATTCAATAAAAAATCTCAATTACATTATTTTTTTTTAAGTTGATTTAAACTTTCTATAATAATAGAACATCCTTTTTTGATTTCCTCTTTTGTGATAGTTAATGGAGGCGATATACGTAAATAAGAACTATGAAATAAAAAACGAAATAAAATTAATCCTTTATCGATACAATTTTTTAATAATTTTTCTACTGTATTTTTATCTTGTAACTCAAAAGACAAAAGAAGTCCTTTTCCATTAATACTTTTTATTTCGTCATGAACCAAATATTTTCTAATCCACTTTTCTTTCATGGATACTTCTTTCATTATATTAGAATTGATAAGTTGCTCTAAAGTAGCTAAAGAAGCAGAAGCAGAAATAGGATTTCCTCCAAAAGTAGTTAAATGTCCTAAAGGATAAGAATCACAAAAAGTCTTCATTATTTCATGTGATGAAGTAAAAGCACTAATAGGCATCCCACCTCCCATTCCTTTTCCCATTATTAAAATATCAGGAACTATTCCATAATGTTCAAAAGCGAAAAGTTTTCCTGTTCTTCCAAATCCAGTTTGAACTTCATCAAGGATCATTAAAGCCTTTTTTTTATGACATTCTTCTCTTACTTTTTTTAAAAAAGAATTATCAGGCAATGTGATTCCATTCGAACACTGAATGGTTTCTAAAATTACACAAGCTGTTTTTTCTGATATAGAATCAATCAGTTCATCAACATGATTAAATGTGATAAATTTAACCAGAGGAAGGAGTGGTCTAAAAGGTCTTTTCTTTTTTTCATTTCCCATAATACTCATAGATCCATGAGTACTCCCATGATAAGCCCATTTACAGGAAATAATTTCTTCTCTTCCAGTATAACATTTAGCTAATTTTAAAGCCCCTTCTACTGCTTCTGTTCCAGAATTAACTAAATAAGTAGTAGTTAATGGTTCTGGAGTGTTTTCCGCTATTTTTTTGCAAAGCATTACACAAGGATTTTGTATAAATTCACCATAAACCATAGTATGTAAATACTTATCTACTTGTTTTTTTATAGCATCTTTTATTATTTGATTGCCATGTCCTAATACATTAACGGAAACACCTGCCACAAAATCCAAATATTTTTTACCATTATTCCCATAAATATAATTTCCATCAGCATAATCCACTATAATTTTCATGATAAAAGGGTTAATTTGAGTTTGATATTGAAAAAAATCCCTTTCTAATTCTTTCATAACATTATAAGAATTTAGTTCTATTTTTGATTGTTTTTATTTCTTCTTGTTCTAAATAATTTTCTTTTCTGTATTTTTCTATTTCTTTGTACACAAAAAAATTTTTGCAGATTTTGGGTTTTTCTTTCCAAATTTTATCGGAAAGAAAAAGAAATTCATTGGGGGGCTCTTCAGAAAGAGGAATTAATTCTGAATAAACTTGTTCTACACAATAAATTTTTGTGATTTTTTTTTCTTTATCTAAATATAATGATAGAACCCCACAAGAAGATTTATTCATTAACTTTTTTTCTTTCTTGTCATCAATAAAAATGATGCTTTTGACATTTCCTTGAATTAAAATTTTTTCTAAAGTATTTTCTTCATTAAAAAAACCAGTTATCATATCACCTTCTACTTGATTAAATTCTTTTGAATTTATTTTTTCTATATAAGAAGCTTTTTTTATAATTTTTATCGATTTCAAAGAATATTCATTCTTTTCTAGAAAAGAAACATCGATAGATTCACCAGTTATTTGATGATTTTGAAACCAAAATATGGGATTTCCACTAAATTTGATATAATCATTTGAAGATTCATAATTCAAAATATTGCATTTTCCTTGAATCGATTCATTCAAAAAAAAACTTTTTACAGAAAAAGCTTGAATCGAATATGTAGAATTTTTTCTTAAGTTGATTTTTAAAATATCTGAATCAATAATAAAAGAATTTTCTTTTGATGTTTTTACAATTTTTGGATTTTCTTTTAAAATTAAAGAATCATTATGAAAATTAAATTTTCCATATCCACCTATCAAAAAATATTTTTTTTTTAAATCTTCTAGTAAAAAATTTCTAATAAATCCATATTTTTTTTTTTGATTAAAAAACAGGTGTTTTCCTTTTACAATTTTTTCATTGCAATGAATACTAACATATTTTTCTAACAGAAATATTTTTTTTTGAATAAAAAATAACGCTTTTTGAGCATAAATAAAATTGTCTGATTTGTCATTTTGGACTATAAGAACAGAACGATTAAAATTTATTTTTTTTTGTTTAAAAAAATATTCCAATGCATTAGCATGTACAGTATAATTCTTACTAATTAATTTAATTCCATTTTTTAATTCTGCCTTTTCTTCATAAAGTGAAAAAAAACCTTCTTTACTATGTATAATATAATCATCATAATAAATTATACTATCTATATAAAAAACTTTTTTTTTGTTAAAATCATATTCTAACATATTTGTGGTTAACCTGAATTTATTGAAAATAAAAACTACATGATTAACAGCTTGAAACAATTTTTTTTTTAAATTACAATTAATTGTGTCAGCTGTTAATTTTATCTTTCCTATAAATAAAATGACTCCTCCTGATAGTTTGAAATGAGAGAAATTATCTTCTATATATATCTTTTTAGAAATTATTTTATTTTCTTTTGATTTTAATTGAACGTTTCCATAACCATACAACCTATTATTTTTTTTATAATAAATAGCCTTATCACAAAAAAGATGATATTTTTGATATTCAAAATGAATATTTCCTATTAAAAAAATAGCATCATTATGATCATTTTTTTGTATTAAATCAGCATGAATTATATGTATATTTTCAGAATATGCTGTATTCAGAAATGAAATAAAAAAAAGAATAAAAAGCAATATTTCACGAAATATATCTAATTTTTGAATGCAATCAAAGATATTTCTATGTTAGCATTTTTTGGGAGTCCAGAGACTTGTATAGTTTCTCTAGCTGGGTAATTTCCATCATGAAAAAAATCAGAATAGACATCATTGATTTTGGAAAAATGATTCATGTTTTTTACAAAAATGGAAGTCTTTATAACATTTTGAAATCCTATCTCATTTTCTGAAAGAATAATTTTCAGATTTTCCATTATTCTCCTTGTTTCTATTTCTATAGAATCGGAAATTAATTTTCCAGTTTTTGGATCCACGGCTATTTGTCCAGAAACAAATAAAAAATTTTCTACAAGAACACATGTACTATATGGTCCAGAAGATGGAATTTTTTCTATTGAAATTTTTTTGGGAATCATATTTAATTTATTTTAGTTTTTTTCATTATACTGTATAATATCACTCAAATTTGGGTCTTTAATCCCAATGAAAAAATGCCAAGAAGGATTTTCCATAGGAATCCAATTAAAACTCATTTTAAAACTTCTTAAATCTCTATAAAAAATAATATTGGAAAACATTATTTTTTGATTCAATGGATCATAATTTATATGAAGATCAATTTTCCAATATTTTGTAATATTAATAGATCCATTAATGCTTAAAAAAGTATTGAACAACTTTTTTGGATCGATGGAGTCTTTATAATTAGAATGAAAATCAATTTTAAAACTCAATGGGATTGAGTAAAATGCATAATTTTTTTTATCAAACAAAAAATAATCATACCGATTGGTTCCTTTTTTTTTATATTCTTCATTCTTTTTTTTTTCTGATAATAAACTGGTTTCATAGTTACAAGAAAAATCAAAATACATCATCTTGTTCATTCTTTTATTTTTTTCTTCAACAAAATTTATGCCTCCTTTATATTTTATCCCTAAATTTTCTGTAAAATCGGTATGACCTACAATATAGAAGTTGTCCCATTTAATAGAACTTTTATCAATAATAAATGAATAGATAAAATTTTGAAGCATTTTTATTTTCTTATCAAATGTACTTTTGATTTGAACATCAAAATCATTATTTAATATAATGCTTATTC is a window encoding:
- the lptB gene encoding LPS export ABC transporter ATP-binding protein, coding for MTLIAKKLCKKFKNKYVVKNVSFQLNKGEIVGLIGPNGAGKTTSFHMMVGLLKPDQGKIFLHEENITEKPMYQRSKKGIGYLSQEPSIFRKLSVEDNILCILEMQRKFYKKKKKNKTEKLIEELGLQHIRSHRGDLLSGGERRRTEIARSLAINPKFILLDEPFSGIDPIAVEELQKIILSLKKKNIGILITDHNVQETLTITDRIYLIFEGKILKHGSPLEIMQDSVAKKVYLGNHFILSKNESSF
- a CDS encoding peptidylprolyl isomerase, which codes for MIKNSLKKFSLFLLFFLIYSHFSYSFEKLEGIYAIVGNEIILDSEIKTKNSKNCLDDLDDLLIEKLMLYHAKKDVSIQISNQELELKTQAFLSEMSKKYANQEEFLIQQFKKKEWIPKLTETIKNHLYIEKFYQKITDNVEISPKEVKYFFTKNKSKIPFLPKKMCISYLVCIPKLSQMNRMKIIDFLKKIKKEIHSDIDFSIQAILFSEDNYSASNGGLIQGIKINRLSKEFKHVVLSLSEKEISEPFETDSGFHIIKLEKNKDEVDLRHILIKPKYTKHELRKTKSFVDSIQKRIFNRNLENLIDKNNQIVNYSIWNKIWVEENQLSQNMKKALNSLEKGGISNPYKEIVNEKEAFFIVQLLDSIPSRPISFETDYTILKNLVKDIKKKDAIKNWAKKTLKKTYINCS
- a CDS encoding ABC transporter ATP-binding protein; this translates as MKENLKRKRSSLKQLIKISLDYKLILIATVTTSVLISFISAYRPKLIQKAIDIHILYKDFLGLKNILMLIIVLLFLESIFHFILLYLSNVLAQNVIERIRILLFEKLLHFRNSFFNKTPIGKLVSYAVSDIETITVIFNDGILLVSGDVLRIIMIIIMMFTVHKKLSFIVFFTIPFMYIITRFFQKTLKKTFHEERVQTSRLNSFLQENIIGMSVIQLFHKEKEEFLKFQSINRRLMNAHFKTIFYFSIFFPIVELVSAVTISIVIFYGGFHAIEKGNVKPGQIIAFIFFIYLLFRPMRQIADRFNIIQRGIAGIERIFSILNSDDIIINQGNLRLNKFKGHIVFNNVHFSYIENEMVLNGISFEIQPGEKVAIVGSTGSGKSTITHLISRLYEINKGNIWIDGHSIQDIELKNLRSHIRVVTQDTFLFNDSIINNITLGDPSISIDQIENMAKKIGIHSFITSLPNGYQYIVKERGGLLSLGEKQLISFLRVQMHPYSILILDEATASLNKELEKMIYNATDFLTKQKTSIIITHRLSTLENADKILAINKGSIIEKGTHQELIQLNGYYAGLYKESFKKN
- the truA gene encoding tRNA pseudouridine(38-40) synthase TruA, which gives rise to MRFFIELAYNGKYFYGWQVQKKVSTVEGNLEYCLSKLLKESINVIGAGRTDKGVHAKQMFAHFDYKGKISNNLIKKLNVFLPKSIKVLNIFPVKENIHARFNAIKRIYKYYLVRDKNPFYQDFSWHCFYPLNIQRMNIASKKLMGHKDFSSFCKKKTFETRNNICKVNHVCWSVNNNVFCFTIEANRFLRSMVRSIIGTLIDVGRNKISVNEFSEIIESKNSNFCKSIVPACGLFLTRILYPEDIFL
- a CDS encoding aspartate aminotransferase family protein; this translates as MKELERDFFQYQTQINPFIMKIIVDYADGNYIYGNNGKKYLDFVAGVSVNVLGHGNQIIKDAIKKQVDKYLHTMVYGEFIQNPCVMLCKKIAENTPEPLTTTYLVNSGTEAVEGALKLAKCYTGREEIISCKWAYHGSTHGSMSIMGNEKKKRPFRPLLPLVKFITFNHVDELIDSISEKTACVILETIQCSNGITLPDNSFLKKVREECHKKKALMILDEVQTGFGRTGKLFAFEHYGIVPDILIMGKGMGGGMPISAFTSSHEIMKTFCDSYPLGHLTTFGGNPISASASLATLEQLINSNIMKEVSMKEKWIRKYLVHDEIKSINGKGLLLSFELQDKNTVEKLLKNCIDKGLILFRFLFHSSYLRISPPLTITKEEIKKGCSIIIESLNQLKKK
- a CDS encoding OstA-like protein, yielding MLFILFFISFLNTAYSENIHIIHADLIQKNDHNDAIFLIGNIHFEYQKYHLFCDKAIYYKKNNRLYGYGNVQLKSKENKIISKKIYIEDNFSHFKLSGGVILFIGKIKLTADTINCNLKKKLFQAVNHVVFIFNKFRLTTNMLEYDFNKKKVFYIDSIIYYDDYIIHSKEGFFSLYEEKAELKNGIKLISKNYTVHANALEYFFKQKKINFNRSVLIVQNDKSDNFIYAQKALFFIQKKIFLLEKYVSIHCNEKIVKGKHLFFNQKKKYGFIRNFLLEDLKKKYFLIGGYGKFNFHNDSLILKENPKIVKTSKENSFIIDSDILKINLRKNSTYSIQAFSVKSFFLNESIQGKCNILNYESSNDYIKFSGNPIFWFQNHQITGESIDVSFLEKNEYSLKSIKIIKKASYIEKINSKEFNQVEGDMITGFFNEENTLEKILIQGNVKSIIFIDDKKEKKLMNKSSCGVLSLYLDKEKKITKIYCVEQVYSELIPLSEEPPNEFLFLSDKIWKEKPKICKNFFVYKEIEKYRKENYLEQEEIKTIKNRTKFL
- a CDS encoding Rid family detoxifying hydrolase, which produces MIPKKISIEKIPSSGPYSTCVLVENFLFVSGQIAVDPKTGKLISDSIEIETRRIMENLKIILSENEIGFQNVIKTSIFVKNMNHFSKINDVYSDFFHDGNYPARETIQVSGLPKNANIEISLIAFKN